In one Cronobacter dublinensis subsp. dublinensis LMG 23823 genomic region, the following are encoded:
- a CDS encoding ethanolamine ammonia-lyase subunit EutB — MYRTTLTHSTYRFDSLKTLLAKATPARSGDMLAGIAAQSAAERMAAKMALADVPLRDILDNPVIPYEQDEVTRLIIDTHDRDAFAPVSHLTVGDFRDWLLDESTTSETLARVAPGITPEMAAAVSKLMRNQDLILAASKCRVVTRFRNTIGLPGHLSVRLQPNHPTDDLRGIAASMLDGLFYGSGDAVVGINPASDSLPVLERLNYMLDDVISRFEIPTQSCVLTHVTNTLQLIERGAPVDLVFQSVAGTEAANSGFGISLALLQEAHEAALSLGRGTLGDNVMYFETGQGSCLSSNAHHGVDQQTCEARAYAVARHFKPLLVNTVVGFIGPEYLYDGKQIIRAGLEDHFCGKLMGLPLGCDVCYTNHAEADQDDMDTLLTLLAAAGLTFLIGVPGADDIMLNYQSTSFHDALYIRRLLGLKHAPEFAAWLEKMQIINAQGDLRLTGANHPLLTALPQGENV, encoded by the coding sequence GTGTATCGCACTACGCTTACGCATTCGACATACCGTTTCGACAGCCTGAAAACGCTGCTGGCGAAAGCCACGCCCGCGCGTTCGGGCGATATGCTGGCGGGCATCGCGGCGCAAAGCGCCGCCGAGCGAATGGCGGCGAAGATGGCGCTGGCCGACGTGCCGCTGCGCGACATCCTCGATAACCCCGTCATCCCGTATGAGCAGGATGAGGTGACGCGGCTGATTATCGACACTCATGACCGCGACGCCTTCGCGCCGGTCAGCCATCTGACGGTCGGCGATTTTCGCGACTGGCTGCTGGATGAGTCGACCACCAGCGAGACGCTGGCGCGGGTAGCGCCGGGCATCACGCCGGAGATGGCGGCGGCGGTCAGCAAATTAATGCGCAATCAGGATCTGATCCTCGCCGCCAGCAAATGCCGCGTGGTGACGCGCTTTCGCAACACCATCGGCCTGCCGGGCCATTTAAGCGTGCGCTTACAACCGAATCATCCGACGGACGACCTGCGCGGCATCGCCGCCAGTATGCTCGACGGGCTGTTCTACGGCAGCGGCGACGCGGTGGTCGGCATTAACCCGGCGAGCGACAGCCTGCCGGTGCTGGAGCGGCTCAACTATATGCTGGATGATGTCATCAGCCGTTTTGAGATCCCGACGCAGTCCTGCGTGCTGACGCATGTGACCAATACGCTCCAGCTTATCGAGCGCGGCGCGCCGGTGGACCTGGTGTTTCAGTCAGTGGCGGGCACCGAGGCGGCGAACAGCGGCTTTGGCATCAGCCTGGCGCTCCTTCAGGAGGCACACGAGGCGGCGCTGAGTCTCGGGCGCGGCACGCTCGGCGACAACGTGATGTATTTCGAGACCGGCCAGGGAAGCTGTCTTTCTTCAAACGCGCATCACGGCGTCGATCAGCAGACCTGCGAGGCGCGGGCCTACGCGGTGGCGCGCCACTTTAAGCCGCTGCTGGTCAACACCGTGGTGGGGTTTATCGGCCCGGAATACCTCTATGACGGCAAACAGATCATCCGCGCCGGGCTTGAGGATCACTTCTGCGGCAAGCTAATGGGACTGCCGCTCGGCTGCGACGTCTGTTACACCAACCACGCCGAGGCGGATCAGGACGACATGGACACGCTGCTGACGCTGCTTGCCGCCGCCGGGCTGACGTTTCTTATCGGCGTGCCGGGCGCGGACGACATTATGCTGAATTACCAGAGCACGTCATTTCACGACGCGCTCTACATCCGTCGCCTGCTGGGCCTGAAGCACGCCCCGGAATTCGCCGCCTGGCTTGAGAAAATGCAGATAATCAACGCCCAGGGCGACCTGCGCCTGACCGGCGCGAACCATCCGCTGTTGACGGCGCTGCCGCAGGGGGAAAACGTATGA
- the eat gene encoding ethanolamine permease, with amino-acid sequence MSEQQAGLKRTLGSFRLWGIAVGLVISGEYFGWSYGWSQAGTMGFLVVALAIAAMYCAFIFSFTELTTAIPHAGGPFAYACRAFGPTGGFIAGFATLVEFVFAPPAIAMAIGAYLNVQFPSLDPKWIACGAYVIFMTLNILGVGIAATFELIVTLLAIFELLVFMGVVAPGFSWSHFTAHGWSGAENFSSLALPGMFAAIPFAIWFFLAIEGASMAAEEAKDPQRTIPRALGGGIITLTVLALGVMIFAGGVGDWRALANINDPLPQAMKTIVGANSGWLHMLVWLGLFGLVASFHGIIMGYSRQIFSLARAGFLPAGLAAVHPRTRTPHRAILAGGIVGIAAIFSDSLITINGMSLTASIVTMSVFGAIVMYIVSMAALFKLRRSEPHLARPFRAPLWPLAPAFALGMALLCLVAMVWFNPALAAIFAVMMLAGYLWFRLTASARAAAAVDAQLRVAS; translated from the coding sequence ATGAGCGAACAGCAGGCAGGGTTAAAACGCACGCTGGGCAGTTTCCGGCTGTGGGGCATCGCGGTGGGGCTGGTGATTTCCGGCGAGTATTTCGGCTGGAGCTATGGCTGGTCTCAGGCGGGCACGATGGGCTTTCTGGTGGTGGCGCTGGCGATTGCCGCCATGTATTGCGCGTTTATCTTTAGCTTTACCGAACTGACGACCGCCATTCCGCACGCGGGCGGGCCGTTCGCTTACGCCTGCCGGGCCTTTGGCCCCACCGGGGGGTTTATCGCGGGCTTCGCCACGCTGGTAGAGTTTGTGTTCGCCCCGCCTGCCATCGCGATGGCCATCGGTGCTTATCTTAACGTGCAGTTTCCGTCGCTCGACCCGAAATGGATCGCCTGCGGCGCTTATGTCATCTTTATGACGCTCAATATTCTCGGCGTCGGCATCGCCGCCACTTTTGAGCTTATCGTCACCCTGCTCGCCATTTTCGAGCTGCTGGTGTTTATGGGCGTGGTTGCACCAGGCTTTTCATGGAGCCACTTTACCGCGCACGGCTGGTCGGGGGCGGAGAATTTCAGTAGCCTCGCTCTGCCGGGTATGTTTGCCGCCATCCCCTTCGCCATCTGGTTTTTCTTAGCCATTGAGGGCGCGTCGATGGCCGCGGAAGAAGCGAAAGATCCGCAGCGCACCATTCCGCGAGCGCTCGGCGGCGGCATTATCACCCTGACGGTGCTGGCGCTCGGCGTGATGATCTTCGCAGGCGGCGTCGGCGACTGGCGCGCGCTCGCGAATATTAACGATCCGCTGCCGCAGGCGATGAAAACCATCGTCGGGGCCAACAGCGGCTGGCTGCATATGCTGGTGTGGCTCGGCCTGTTTGGCCTGGTGGCGTCGTTTCACGGCATTATCATGGGTTATTCACGGCAGATTTTCTCGCTGGCGCGCGCAGGCTTTCTGCCGGCGGGCCTCGCGGCTGTCCACCCGCGCACCCGCACGCCGCACCGGGCGATCCTCGCGGGCGGCATTGTCGGGATTGCAGCTATCTTCTCCGATTCGCTGATCACCATAAACGGGATGTCGCTCACGGCCAGCATCGTCACCATGTCGGTGTTTGGGGCTATTGTTATGTATATCGTCTCGATGGCCGCGCTGTTTAAGCTGCGGCGCAGCGAGCCGCATCTGGCGCGGCCTTTCCGCGCGCCGCTCTGGCCGCTGGCACCCGCGTTCGCGCTGGGTATGGCCCTGCTCTGCCTCGTGGCGATGGTCTGGTTTAACCCGGCGCTGGCCGCGATTTTCGCCGTGATGATGCTGGCAGGCTACCTGTGGTTCCGGCTGACCGCCAGCGCGCGGGCCGCCGCCGCCGTTGACGCCCAGCTACGCGTCGCCTCATAA
- the zapE gene encoding cell division protein ZapE: MAGTAVPFSFSDVMRQRAQEHALRLDADQAQLVAALEALAAPLLADRARFAGLYVWGRPGRGKSFIVDSFFASLPCAAKKRAHFHDFFRELHQCMMHQPLEAALRELLGDARLLCFDEFHLHDPGDAMLAKKLLEVALSMRITLILTSNYSPRELLAHPLYHELFVPSIALIEREMTIFALNGERDYRLTAASDAGPFSQGAWLYPGTVAQREAFGLPVVHGEFAVAAGYHTFYAASPPGEILHFTFAGLCEATTAVMDYLTLCESYSCWFIDAVPRLAQVNPAAQQRFINLIDVLYDKQRQVFVASEYKVAEIIDGVALDDIGRTASRLSQLPIIQAPVTG; this comes from the coding sequence ATGGCCGGGACCGCCGTACCCTTTTCGTTTAGCGACGTCATGCGCCAGCGCGCGCAGGAGCATGCGCTGCGCCTGGATGCCGATCAGGCGCAGCTGGTCGCGGCGCTGGAGGCGCTCGCGGCCCCGCTGCTGGCGGACCGTGCGCGCTTCGCCGGGCTCTATGTCTGGGGCCGACCGGGGCGCGGCAAAAGCTTTATCGTCGATAGCTTTTTTGCCTCGCTGCCGTGCGCCGCGAAAAAACGCGCCCACTTTCATGATTTCTTTCGTGAACTGCATCAGTGCATGATGCATCAGCCGCTGGAGGCGGCGTTGCGTGAGCTGCTCGGCGACGCGCGGCTGCTCTGCTTTGATGAATTCCACCTGCACGATCCGGGCGATGCGATGCTGGCGAAAAAGCTGCTGGAGGTAGCGCTGTCGATGCGCATCACGCTTATCCTGACCTCCAACTATTCTCCGCGCGAGCTGCTGGCGCACCCGCTTTATCACGAGCTGTTTGTGCCGTCGATTGCCCTTATTGAGCGCGAAATGACGATTTTCGCGCTCAACGGCGAGCGCGATTACCGTCTTACTGCCGCAAGCGACGCCGGGCCGTTCAGCCAGGGCGCGTGGCTCTATCCCGGAACTGTTGCCCAGCGCGAGGCTTTCGGGCTGCCTGTCGTCCACGGCGAATTTGCCGTCGCGGCGGGGTATCACACGTTTTATGCCGCCTCGCCGCCGGGCGAGATACTGCACTTTACCTTTGCGGGATTATGCGAAGCGACGACGGCCGTAATGGATTATTTAACGCTCTGCGAATCGTATTCCTGCTGGTTTATTGACGCGGTGCCGCGGCTCGCGCAGGTTAATCCGGCCGCGCAGCAGCGGTTTATTAATCTTATTGACGTGCTCTATGATAAACAGCGGCAGGTATTTGTCGCCAGTGAATATAAGGTGGCGGAGATTATTGACGGCGTGGCGCTTGACGATATTGGCCGCACCGCCAGCCGGCTTTCGCAATTACCAATAATACAGGCTCCTGTTACGGGTTAA
- a CDS encoding Hok/Gef family protein, with the protein MKDNTFIWCVIIVCVTLLMFTTLSRETLCELRLRGASMEVVASLACKSRE; encoded by the coding sequence ATGAAGGACAATACTTTTATCTGGTGCGTTATTATTGTCTGCGTGACGCTATTAATGTTCACCACCCTCTCACGGGAAACGCTTTGCGAGCTGCGCTTGCGGGGCGCGAGCATGGAGGTTGTCGCTTCACTGGCTTGTAAATCCAGAGAGTAA
- a CDS encoding cytochrome d ubiquinol oxidase subunit II gives MTELLLSLPLLTLLCAVALAAGVLIYVLLDGADLGVGLLAPFHSSQARQQMNISLLPVWDGNETWLVLTAGALLAMFPVAFSILYSALYLPVYIMLLALIVRGMAIEYQSLHPRLFDALFIIGSWLASLSQGATMGAWVEGITHDGATFTGGAMDWLSPFSAYCAIALSVGYALLGACWLIWRGEGELNALARRQAMWLAPLTAALLAGLLIWTVQLNEAYRLHLQAWAWSGPLAVTGLLAFAGLIAALRQRRDFLPLAMTLVLFMVAFGAMLLAVFPFILPPKLLLTQAAAPPATQKLMLAAFGVFVPVTLIYNSWGFWVFRGKIHAARDDDRP, from the coding sequence ATGACTGAATTGCTGTTGTCTCTCCCGCTGTTAACGCTGCTCTGCGCCGTCGCGCTCGCCGCGGGCGTGCTGATTTATGTGCTGCTCGACGGCGCGGATCTCGGCGTCGGGCTGCTCGCGCCGTTTCACTCGTCGCAGGCGCGCCAGCAGATGAATATTTCTCTGCTACCGGTCTGGGATGGCAACGAAACCTGGCTGGTGCTGACCGCCGGCGCGCTACTGGCGATGTTTCCCGTCGCCTTCAGCATTCTCTACAGCGCGCTCTACCTGCCGGTCTATATCATGCTGCTGGCGCTGATCGTGCGCGGCATGGCGATTGAGTACCAATCGCTGCACCCACGGCTCTTCGATGCGCTGTTTATCATCGGCTCCTGGCTTGCGAGCCTGAGCCAGGGCGCGACGATGGGCGCCTGGGTGGAAGGCATTACGCATGACGGCGCGACATTCACCGGCGGCGCGATGGACTGGTTATCGCCATTTTCGGCCTACTGCGCGATAGCGCTCAGCGTCGGGTACGCGCTGCTGGGCGCCTGCTGGCTTATCTGGCGCGGCGAAGGCGAGCTCAACGCCTTGGCGCGACGTCAGGCGATGTGGCTTGCGCCGCTCACCGCCGCGCTGCTGGCGGGGTTGCTTATCTGGACGGTGCAACTGAATGAGGCCTACCGGCTCCATTTGCAGGCGTGGGCATGGAGCGGGCCGCTGGCCGTCACCGGGCTGCTGGCGTTCGCCGGACTTATTGCGGCCCTGCGCCAGCGGCGCGATTTCCTGCCGCTCGCCATGACGCTGGTGTTATTTATGGTCGCGTTCGGCGCGATGCTGCTCGCCGTTTTTCCGTTTATTCTGCCGCCGAAACTGCTCCTCACCCAGGCCGCCGCGCCGCCCGCCACGCAAAAGCTGATGCTGGCCGCCTTCGGCGTCTTCGTGCCCGTTACGCTTATCTATAACAGCTGGGGCTTCTGGGTATTTCGCGGCAAAATTCACGCCGCGCGCGACGATGACCGCCCCTGA
- a CDS encoding cytochrome ubiquinol oxidase subunit I gives MISPETALLLARSQFAFTIGFHIVLAALTMGLALWLMLLEGLWLWRRQRVYLNLYQYWCKVFALNVAVGVVTGVLMEFQFGANWGELSSRAGAVIGPLMYMEVLVAFFLEAGFMGVVLFGMGKVRPWVHFLATCVVAAGSLFSAFWILAANSWMQTPAGFIIGPDGRFQPVDWWAVIFNPSFPFRLTHMSIAALLSTACLVAAVGGWHLLKRPDEPGARRMFSWGLWLLLVLAPVQAVVGDLHGENTRDHQPVKLAAMEGSWNPPPPGEGEPLRLFAIPDMQARRNHAEVAIPSAGSLYLRHNLTGVIHSLNQYPPDELPWVPGVFFAFRAMVGLGFLMMFAGVAGLVVRLRGRLWDARWLQRGMVAMAPAGLIAMLAGWVVTETGRQPWTIYGLLLTRDSASPVAPSLVLGSFGAIVAVYLLVFGLGLWFMLRLLARPPGEAGPDANPAVAAQTGRGIAPQSLRERADD, from the coding sequence ATGATAAGTCCGGAAACCGCGCTGCTGCTGGCGCGCAGCCAGTTTGCCTTCACTATCGGGTTTCACATCGTGCTGGCGGCGCTGACGATGGGCCTCGCGCTGTGGCTGATGCTGCTGGAGGGCCTGTGGCTGTGGCGCAGGCAGCGCGTTTACCTGAACCTCTATCAATACTGGTGCAAGGTGTTTGCGCTGAACGTCGCGGTGGGCGTGGTGACGGGCGTGCTGATGGAGTTTCAGTTCGGCGCCAACTGGGGCGAGCTCTCCAGCCGGGCCGGGGCGGTGATAGGCCCGCTGATGTATATGGAAGTGCTGGTGGCATTTTTCCTCGAAGCGGGCTTTATGGGCGTGGTGCTGTTCGGCATGGGCAAAGTGCGCCCGTGGGTGCATTTTCTCGCGACCTGCGTGGTGGCCGCGGGCTCGCTGTTCAGCGCCTTCTGGATACTTGCCGCGAACTCATGGATGCAGACGCCCGCCGGTTTTATCATCGGGCCCGATGGCCGTTTTCAGCCCGTCGACTGGTGGGCCGTTATCTTTAACCCGTCCTTTCCCTTCCGGCTTACCCATATGTCCATCGCCGCGCTACTGTCGACTGCCTGTCTGGTGGCCGCCGTCGGCGGCTGGCATCTGCTGAAACGCCCCGATGAGCCGGGCGCACGGCGGATGTTCTCCTGGGGGCTGTGGCTGCTGCTCGTGCTCGCGCCGGTGCAGGCGGTGGTGGGCGACCTGCATGGCGAAAACACCCGCGATCATCAGCCGGTGAAACTGGCGGCGATGGAAGGCAGCTGGAACCCACCCCCGCCCGGCGAAGGCGAGCCGCTGCGGCTGTTCGCTATTCCGGATATGCAGGCCCGGCGCAACCATGCTGAAGTGGCCATCCCGTCCGCAGGCTCGCTCTACCTGCGCCATAATCTCACCGGCGTGATCCACAGCCTCAATCAGTATCCGCCGGATGAACTCCCGTGGGTGCCGGGCGTGTTTTTCGCGTTTCGCGCAATGGTGGGGCTTGGCTTTCTGATGATGTTCGCGGGCGTCGCCGGGCTGGTGGTGCGCCTGCGAGGCCGGTTGTGGGACGCGCGCTGGCTGCAACGCGGCATGGTGGCGATGGCCCCTGCGGGGCTTATCGCGATGCTCGCGGGCTGGGTCGTCACGGAAACGGGCCGCCAGCCGTGGACCATCTACGGGCTGCTGCTGACCCGCGACAGCGCCTCGCCCGTGGCGCCCTCGCTGGTGCTGGGCTCGTTTGGCGCGATTGTCGCGGTCTATCTGCTGGTGTTCGGCCTCGGCCTGTGGTTTATGCTGCGCCTGCTCGCCAGACCGCCCGGTGAAGCCGGGCCTGACGCCAACCCCGCGGTGGCGGCGCAAACCGGCCGCGGCATCGCGCCGCAGAGCCTGCGAGAGCGCGCGGATGACTGA
- a CDS encoding DUF1641 domain-containing protein has translation MAKAIDYQPEPPQIGPTADEELQRLLQTLHEHGVLRLTNDLVASNNEWIKVIINGLSRQGSLNVIQNISVLLMALSTIPPERMYKLAFGVRDFAAELSREEERPESEQTNAPGARGAWKMLHDDELWRSLTPLLNGLKAFSRRMEEDVDKPISSFTGKPSDA, from the coding sequence ATGGCCAAAGCGATTGACTATCAGCCCGAGCCGCCGCAAATCGGCCCAACGGCAGACGAAGAGCTGCAACGTCTGCTCCAGACGCTGCATGAACATGGCGTGCTGCGTCTGACCAACGATCTGGTGGCGTCCAACAACGAGTGGATCAAGGTCATTATCAACGGCCTGAGCCGACAGGGCTCGCTGAATGTTATCCAGAATATCTCCGTCCTGCTGATGGCGCTTTCCACCATTCCGCCGGAGCGAATGTATAAGCTTGCCTTCGGCGTGCGCGATTTCGCCGCGGAACTGAGCCGGGAAGAAGAACGGCCTGAGAGTGAACAGACCAACGCGCCGGGGGCGCGTGGTGCCTGGAAAATGCTGCATGACGACGAGCTGTGGCGCTCGCTGACGCCGCTGCTGAACGGTCTGAAAGCCTTCTCCCGCCGGATGGAGGAGGATGTGGACAAACCCATCTCATCGTTTACCGGTAAGCCGAGCGACGCCTGA
- the fdhF gene encoding formate dehydrogenase subunit alpha, giving the protein MSESLCTLFYDGRPVTGQANIPLIDFLTAGGLKLPHVCYHPSLTPMQTCDVCWVQYQGELVRGCTLKSEEGMEITSRTPEAEAAQHEGMDRLLAKHELYCTVCEHNTGDCTLHNAVADMHIPIQRYEYQRKPYVKDHSNPFYTYDPDQCILCGRCVEACQNVEVNETLSIDYTMEHPRVLWDGGDTIAGSSCVSCGHCVTVCPCNALLEKTMQPDAGPFTRMKQTLKRPMIDLVKAIENTTGAEIITGISVMDMHWRQPEIKRTKTVCTYCGVGCSFEIWTRDRHVLKVQPVADAPANGISTCVKGKFAWDFLNDKARLTTPLIRENDRFREASWDEALDVVARRLLSIRDEHGPQSIGFIGSSKASNEEAYLTQKIARLILGTNSVDNSSRYCQNPATKGLFRTVGYGGDAGTIDDLHNASLIVIVGSNTAENHPVIAARMKAAKKHHGQQLLVVDPRRHEMAERADRYLRIRPGTDMVWASAMARYMFDNGYADEAFLASRVNQVDDYRQSLAPFTLEYAADITGLTVEELTAAAELIGNAPSVCIVWAMGITQHSHGADTSTALSNLLLVTGNYGRPGTGGYPMRGHNNVQGASDFGCLKNYYPGYESVSDENVRARWAKAWGVAPEKLSLEVGADNFEMVARARTKEVRAMYVIGEETAFSDADSANVHEGFASLDFLVVQDLFFSRTAQFADVVLPACPSIEKDGTFVNTERRIQRFYEAMPPLGDSRPDWRILTELAARMGHDWGYTHPSQIMAEAAGIATLFAGVSYERLEGWNSQLWPVKPDGESTPLLYTDGFNFPDGRAVLYPLEWRPPAEAPDEEYDLALNNGRMLEHFQSTNQSGRGGRTTSLSPDWFVEISPDLAAERELFEGDWVKLTSRRGSLEVPVVITDRVAGPSLFIAIHQGKPGINALTGEHRDPDVNTPAYKELAVRLEKLSRAPHPSPLPPHNFRYGDRTPIAHVPVEEKWQRDDYRLPPEQEPHPEKF; this is encoded by the coding sequence ATGAGTGAGTCTCTCTGTACCCTGTTTTATGACGGGAGGCCAGTGACTGGCCAGGCAAACATCCCCCTGATTGATTTTTTGACCGCAGGTGGCCTGAAGCTGCCCCACGTGTGCTATCACCCTTCTCTTACGCCAATGCAGACCTGCGATGTCTGCTGGGTGCAGTATCAGGGAGAACTGGTGCGCGGCTGCACGCTGAAAAGCGAAGAAGGCATGGAGATAACCAGCCGTACCCCCGAGGCTGAAGCCGCACAGCATGAAGGCATGGACAGGCTGCTGGCGAAGCACGAGCTTTACTGCACCGTCTGTGAGCACAACACCGGCGACTGCACGCTGCATAACGCCGTCGCCGATATGCACATTCCCATTCAGCGCTACGAATACCAGCGCAAGCCTTATGTGAAAGATCACTCCAACCCGTTTTACACCTATGACCCTGACCAGTGCATTCTGTGCGGGCGTTGCGTGGAAGCGTGTCAGAACGTCGAGGTCAATGAAACGCTGAGTATCGATTACACCATGGAACATCCACGCGTGCTGTGGGACGGTGGCGACACGATTGCGGGTTCGAGCTGCGTCAGTTGCGGTCATTGCGTCACCGTCTGCCCGTGTAACGCCTTGCTTGAGAAAACCATGCAGCCCGACGCCGGGCCGTTTACCCGCATGAAGCAGACCCTCAAGCGCCCGATGATCGATCTGGTAAAAGCTATTGAAAACACGACCGGCGCTGAAATCATCACAGGTATTTCGGTCATGGACATGCACTGGCGGCAGCCGGAAATCAAACGGACCAAAACGGTCTGCACCTACTGCGGCGTGGGGTGCAGTTTCGAAATCTGGACGCGAGACCGCCATGTGCTGAAAGTGCAGCCGGTCGCCGATGCCCCCGCCAATGGGATTTCCACCTGCGTAAAAGGCAAGTTCGCCTGGGATTTTCTTAACGATAAAGCCCGCCTGACCACACCGCTTATCCGTGAAAATGACCGGTTCCGCGAGGCGAGCTGGGATGAAGCGCTGGATGTGGTGGCGCGCCGCCTGCTCAGCATCCGTGACGAACATGGCCCGCAAAGTATTGGTTTTATTGGCTCCAGCAAGGCGAGCAATGAAGAAGCGTATCTGACGCAGAAAATCGCGCGGCTCATTCTTGGCACCAACAGCGTCGATAACTCCTCGCGCTACTGTCAGAACCCGGCCACCAAAGGGCTGTTTCGCACCGTCGGCTACGGCGGCGACGCGGGCACCATTGACGACCTTCATAACGCGTCATTGATAGTGATCGTCGGCAGCAATACCGCAGAAAACCACCCGGTGATCGCCGCACGGATGAAAGCAGCGAAAAAACATCACGGGCAACAGTTGCTGGTCGTCGACCCGCGCCGTCACGAAATGGCCGAACGCGCCGATCGTTACCTGCGTATACGCCCCGGCACCGATATGGTTTGGGCATCGGCGATGGCCCGCTACATGTTTGATAACGGCTACGCCGACGAGGCGTTTCTCGCAAGCCGCGTTAACCAGGTGGATGACTATCGCCAGTCGCTCGCGCCGTTCACGCTGGAATACGCTGCCGACATCACCGGGCTTACGGTCGAAGAACTGACCGCCGCCGCCGAGCTTATCGGCAACGCGCCCTCTGTCTGCATCGTTTGGGCGATGGGTATCACCCAGCACAGCCACGGCGCAGACACCAGCACGGCGCTCTCTAACCTGCTGCTGGTCACCGGCAATTACGGTCGCCCCGGCACCGGCGGCTACCCGATGCGCGGACACAATAACGTGCAGGGCGCGAGCGATTTCGGCTGCCTGAAAAACTACTACCCCGGTTATGAATCGGTCAGCGATGAAAACGTACGCGCCCGATGGGCGAAAGCCTGGGGAGTGGCACCGGAAAAACTGTCGCTGGAGGTGGGCGCAGATAACTTCGAAATGGTGGCGCGCGCGCGCACGAAAGAGGTTCGCGCCATGTATGTCATTGGCGAAGAGACGGCGTTTTCCGACGCCGACAGCGCTAATGTCCATGAAGGCTTTGCCAGCCTCGATTTTCTGGTCGTTCAGGATCTCTTTTTTAGCCGCACCGCGCAGTTCGCCGATGTGGTGCTGCCCGCCTGCCCGAGTATCGAAAAAGACGGCACCTTTGTGAATACCGAACGGCGCATTCAGCGCTTTTACGAGGCGATGCCGCCGCTTGGCGACAGCCGCCCGGACTGGCGCATTCTCACCGAGCTCGCCGCCCGCATGGGCCATGACTGGGGCTACACCCACCCGTCGCAAATCATGGCGGAGGCGGCTGGCATCGCCACGCTATTCGCGGGTGTCAGCTATGAACGACTTGAGGGCTGGAACTCCCAGCTCTGGCCGGTGAAGCCCGATGGTGAAAGCACGCCGCTGCTCTACACCGACGGGTTCAACTTTCCGGACGGGCGCGCTGTTCTTTACCCACTGGAGTGGCGGCCGCCTGCCGAAGCGCCGGATGAGGAGTACGATCTGGCACTCAACAACGGGCGCATGCTGGAGCATTTCCAGTCCACCAACCAAAGCGGACGCGGCGGGCGCACGACCTCGCTGTCGCCTGACTGGTTTGTGGAGATAAGCCCTGACCTTGCCGCCGAGCGTGAGCTTTTCGAGGGCGACTGGGTGAAACTCACCTCGCGGCGCGGCTCGCTGGAAGTGCCGGTGGTTATCACCGACCGCGTGGCGGGCCCGTCGCTCTTTATCGCTATCCATCAGGGCAAACCTGGTATTAATGCGCTCACTGGCGAGCATCGCGATCCCGACGTCAACACGCCTGCGTATAAAGAACTGGCAGTAAGGCTTGAGAAGCTCTCACGCGCGCCGCACCCATCCCCGCTGCCGCCGCACAATTTCCGCTACGGCGACCGCACGCCGATAGCGCATGTGCCGGTCGAAGAGAAATGGCAGCGTGACGATTATCGCCTGCCGCCTGAACAGGAACCTCATCCGGAGAAATTTTAA